One Pantoea trifolii DNA segment encodes these proteins:
- a CDS encoding ABC transporter permease subunit, translated as MDAFFLQQLINGLTLGAVYGLIAIGYTMVYGIIGMINFAHGEVYMISAYLCAIGLSLLSFFGIHSFPLLIFGTLIFTIIVTSAYGWAIERIAYRPLRNSTRLAPLISAIGMSLILQNYVQLSQGPNQQGIPTLLTGVLRMEFDGGVVQITWTKIFILIAAFCGMALLTWIIQYTKLGRICRAVQQDRRMASILGINTDRVISLVFVIGAAMAGLAGVLVTMNYGTFDFYAGFIIGIKAFTAAVLGGIGSLPGAMLGGLLLGVAEAQFAGMVNSDYKDVFSFSLLVVILIFRPQGLLGRPLVAKV; from the coding sequence ATGGACGCCTTCTTCTTACAGCAACTGATCAACGGCTTAACGCTCGGTGCCGTGTATGGTCTGATCGCCATCGGTTACACCATGGTTTACGGCATCATCGGCATGATCAACTTCGCCCACGGCGAGGTGTATATGATATCTGCCTATCTGTGTGCCATTGGCTTATCGCTACTCAGCTTTTTCGGCATTCACTCCTTCCCGCTGCTGATTTTCGGCACCTTAATCTTCACCATCATTGTCACTTCGGCTTACGGCTGGGCGATTGAGCGTATCGCTTATCGGCCGCTGCGCAACTCGACGCGCCTCGCACCGCTGATTTCAGCGATCGGGATGTCGCTGATTCTGCAGAACTATGTGCAGCTCAGTCAGGGACCGAATCAACAGGGTATCCCTACACTGCTCACCGGCGTGTTGCGCATGGAGTTTGATGGCGGCGTGGTGCAGATCACCTGGACCAAAATCTTCATCCTGATCGCCGCATTTTGCGGCATGGCGCTGCTGACCTGGATTATCCAGTACACCAAACTCGGGCGTATTTGCCGCGCGGTGCAGCAGGATCGGCGTATGGCCTCAATCCTCGGTATCAATACCGATCGCGTTATCTCGCTGGTGTTTGTGATTGGTGCGGCGATGGCGGGATTGGCTGGCGTGCTGGTGACCATGAATTACGGCACCTTTGATTTTTACGCCGGATTTATCATTGGCATCAAAGCCTTTACTGCGGCGGTGCTCGGCGGCATCGGGTCATTGCCGGGCGCGATGCTCGGAGGATTATTGCTGGGCGTCGCGGAAGCGCAGTTCGCTGGCATGGTGAATTCTGATTACAAAGATGTGTTCTCGTTTTCGCTGCTGGTGGTGATTTTGATCTTCCGCCCGCAAGGACTGCTGGGACGGCCGCTGGTCGCTAAAGTGTGA
- a CDS encoding branched-chain amino acid ABC transporter substrate-binding protein, translating into MSLKFIKHPMKVAIAGCLSVAFYAQADIKIGVAGPFSGPNATYGAQYWKGASQAAEDINAAGGINGEKIVLVQGDDACEPKQAVSVANRLVDQDKVMAVVGHFCSSSTMPASEVYDEAGVLAITPGSTNPKITERGMKTMFRMCGRDDQQGAIAADYIIDKLKAKNVVIIHDKDTYGQGLADATKASLEKRGVKEVLYEGLSRGEKDFNALVTKIGALKPDVVYFGGCHPEAGPLVRQMREQGVNAAFFSGDCIVTEEMVTAAGGPQYTKGVYMTFGNDPRTIADGKAVIEKFRASGFEPEGYTLYAYASVQTLAAAYKAAGKDNAKASDWLKANSVDTVMGKKAWDSKGDLKVSDYVVYQWDDKGKYHQL; encoded by the coding sequence ATGTCTTTGAAATTCATAAAACACCCAATGAAGGTGGCGATTGCAGGTTGTTTAAGCGTGGCCTTTTACGCTCAGGCAGATATTAAAATTGGTGTGGCCGGTCCGTTCTCTGGGCCTAATGCGACGTACGGCGCGCAATACTGGAAAGGTGCGAGCCAGGCTGCGGAGGATATCAATGCGGCGGGCGGCATCAATGGCGAGAAAATCGTGCTGGTGCAGGGCGATGATGCTTGTGAACCGAAACAGGCGGTATCCGTCGCTAACCGTCTGGTTGATCAGGACAAGGTGATGGCGGTGGTCGGCCACTTCTGCTCCTCATCCACCATGCCCGCCTCGGAAGTCTATGATGAAGCCGGCGTGCTGGCGATCACTCCTGGATCAACCAATCCGAAAATTACTGAACGCGGCATGAAAACCATGTTCCGTATGTGTGGCCGTGATGATCAGCAGGGCGCTATCGCCGCGGATTACATCATCGACAAGCTCAAAGCCAAGAACGTGGTCATTATTCATGACAAAGACACTTACGGCCAGGGGTTAGCGGATGCCACCAAAGCCTCGCTTGAAAAGCGTGGTGTGAAAGAAGTTTTGTATGAAGGCTTGTCGCGCGGTGAGAAAGATTTCAATGCGTTGGTAACCAAAATTGGCGCGCTGAAACCGGACGTGGTCTATTTCGGTGGCTGTCATCCGGAGGCCGGTCCGCTGGTGCGTCAGATGCGTGAGCAGGGCGTTAATGCCGCCTTCTTCTCCGGTGATTGCATCGTGACTGAAGAGATGGTGACGGCAGCAGGCGGCCCGCAATACACCAAAGGCGTTTACATGACCTTCGGCAACGATCCGCGCACCATCGCCGATGGCAAAGCGGTGATCGAGAAATTCCGCGCCAGCGGATTTGAGCCAGAAGGTTACACCCTGTATGCCTACGCCTCCGTGCAGACGCTGGCGGCTGCTTACAAAGCGGCAGGCAAAGACAACGCCAAGGCCAGTGATTGGCTGAAAGCCAACAGCGTCGATACCGTGATGGGCAAAAAAGCCTGGGACAGCAAAGGCGATCTCAAGGTGTCGGATTACGTCGTGTATCAATGGGACGACAAAGGCAAATATCACCAGCTGTAA
- a CDS encoding AMP nucleosidase — translation MNTQRNGLSSQQALDELERLYDAAVDALRNAIRDFTASGQLPDEGARQQGLFVYPQLRITWLGEGPQKNRTRAWGRFTHTGSYSTTITRPALLRHYLSEQLQMLEKEYDVLIEVAPSQQEIPYPYVIDGLSLDRSMSASIARHFPTTELSQIGDETADGLFHANAIFPLSHFDALRTDFSLARLRHYTGTGVEHFQPFVLFTNYTRYVDEFVRWAIEQVQDPNTPYDSLACAGEVVITADTQDPTAMMSDLAWKKHQMPAWHLTSPNRRGITLVNIGVGPSNAKTICDHLAVIRPHAWLMIGHCGGLRESQTIGDYVLAHAYLRDDHVLDSVLPPDIPIPSIAEVQRALYDATKAVSGMPGEEVKQRLRTGTVVTTDDRNWELRYSASALRFNLSRAVAVDMESATIAAQGYRFRVPYGTLLCVSDKPLHGEIKLPGQANRFYEGAISEHLQIGICAVELLRAEGDKLHSRKLRTFNEPPFR, via the coding sequence ATGAATACACAACGGAACGGATTGAGCAGCCAGCAAGCGCTGGACGAATTAGAACGCCTGTACGATGCAGCCGTTGACGCGTTGCGCAACGCCATCCGCGATTTCACCGCCAGCGGGCAGTTGCCGGATGAAGGCGCTCGCCAGCAAGGGCTGTTTGTCTATCCTCAACTGCGTATCACCTGGCTTGGCGAAGGCCCGCAAAAAAATCGTACCCGCGCATGGGGACGTTTTACCCATACCGGCAGCTACAGCACCACCATCACGCGCCCGGCGCTACTGCGTCATTATCTCAGCGAGCAGCTGCAGATGCTGGAGAAAGAGTACGACGTGCTGATTGAGGTCGCGCCATCCCAGCAGGAAATTCCTTATCCTTATGTGATTGATGGCTTGTCACTGGACCGCTCAATGAGCGCCAGCATCGCACGCCATTTCCCGACCACCGAACTGTCGCAGATCGGTGATGAAACCGCCGACGGCTTGTTCCACGCCAATGCGATTTTCCCGCTGTCGCACTTTGACGCGCTGCGCACCGATTTCTCACTGGCTCGCCTGCGCCACTACACCGGCACCGGCGTAGAGCACTTTCAGCCGTTTGTGCTGTTCACCAACTACACGCGCTACGTTGATGAGTTCGTGCGCTGGGCAATTGAGCAAGTACAGGATCCCAACACGCCTTACGACAGCCTGGCCTGCGCCGGTGAAGTGGTGATCACTGCCGATACTCAAGACCCCACGGCGATGATGTCCGATCTGGCGTGGAAGAAGCACCAAATGCCCGCCTGGCACCTGACATCACCGAATCGTCGCGGCATTACGCTGGTGAACATCGGCGTTGGCCCGTCCAATGCCAAAACCATCTGCGACCATCTGGCGGTGATTCGTCCGCACGCCTGGCTGATGATTGGCCACTGCGGCGGTCTGCGCGAAAGCCAGACCATCGGCGACTATGTACTGGCGCATGCCTACCTGCGCGACGACCACGTACTGGATAGCGTACTGCCGCCAGATATCCCAATCCCAAGCATCGCCGAAGTGCAGCGCGCCTTGTATGACGCCACCAAAGCGGTGAGCGGCATGCCCGGTGAAGAAGTTAAACAGCGCCTGCGCACCGGCACCGTGGTCACCACCGATGACCGTAACTGGGAGCTGCGCTACTCCGCTTCAGCGCTGCGCTTCAACCTGAGCCGCGCCGTTGCGGTTGATATGGAAAGCGCCACCATCGCCGCGCAGGGTTACCGCTTCCGCGTGCCCTACGGCACCTTGCTGTGCGTATCGGATAAACCGCTGCACGGCGAGATCAAGCTACCGGGCCAGGCAAACCGTTTCTACGAAGGCGCAATCTCAGAGCACCTGCAGATTGGCATCTGCGCGGTGGAACTGCTGCGAGCTGAAGGGGATAAGCTACATTCAAGGAAGCTGAGAACCTTTAACGAGCCACCGTTCAGGTAA
- a CDS encoding NCS2 family permease, translated as MMLEKLFKLKAHNTTVRTEIIAGITTFLAMAYILFVNPSILGATGMDKGAVFVATCLAAAIGCVLMGLIANYPIALAPGMGLNAFFTYTVVLHMGYTWQVALGAVFLSAVIFFAMSLFKIREWIINSIPLPLRAGIGAGIGLFLAIIALEGAGIVVDNPATLVGLGDLTKPGPLLALLGFFIIVVLEARRVTGAVLIGILVVTFISMGIGLTPFGGVFSAPPSIAPTFMQLDIAGAFNVGLVSVIFAFLFVDVFDNTGTLLGVTKRAGLADEQGNVPKMGRALIADSAAALFGSLLGTSTTTSYVESAAGVSAGGRTGLTAIVVAILFLLSLFFSPLAGSVPVYATAPALLFVAVLMASGLADIDWKDITTAAPVTVTALTMPLTYSIANGIAFGFITWTVVKLLSGRTKEVNPALIILSILFVIKLGWLSA; from the coding sequence ATGATGTTAGAAAAACTCTTCAAATTAAAAGCGCACAACACAACGGTTCGCACAGAAATCATTGCGGGTATCACTACCTTCCTGGCAATGGCTTACATCCTGTTTGTTAACCCGAGCATTCTCGGTGCAACCGGCATGGATAAAGGTGCGGTCTTCGTGGCGACCTGTCTGGCTGCGGCGATTGGCTGTGTGTTAATGGGCTTGATCGCTAACTATCCGATTGCACTCGCACCGGGCATGGGCCTCAACGCCTTCTTTACCTATACCGTGGTTCTGCATATGGGTTACACGTGGCAAGTCGCGCTGGGCGCGGTGTTCTTGTCGGCGGTGATCTTCTTTGCCATGTCGCTTTTCAAAATTCGTGAGTGGATTATTAACAGCATTCCGCTGCCACTGCGTGCCGGTATTGGTGCCGGTATCGGCCTGTTCCTGGCGATCATCGCGCTGGAAGGCGCGGGCATCGTGGTGGATAACCCAGCTACGCTGGTTGGCCTGGGCGACCTGACCAAACCGGGCCCGCTGCTGGCGCTGCTCGGCTTCTTCATCATTGTGGTGCTGGAAGCGCGTCGCGTTACCGGCGCGGTGCTGATCGGTATTTTGGTGGTGACCTTTATTTCCATGGGCATTGGCCTGACGCCGTTTGGCGGCGTGTTCTCAGCTCCGCCCTCTATCGCGCCAACCTTTATGCAGCTGGATATCGCGGGTGCGTTTAACGTTGGCCTGGTCAGCGTGATCTTCGCCTTCCTGTTCGTGGACGTGTTCGATAACACCGGCACCTTGCTAGGTGTGACCAAGCGTGCTGGACTGGCGGATGAGCAGGGCAACGTGCCGAAAATGGGTCGTGCGTTGATCGCAGATAGCGCCGCCGCGCTGTTTGGCTCGCTGCTCGGTACGTCAACCACCACCAGCTATGTGGAATCTGCTGCGGGCGTCAGCGCCGGTGGCCGTACCGGTTTGACAGCAATTGTGGTGGCGATTCTGTTCCTGCTGAGCCTGTTCTTCTCGCCGCTGGCGGGCAGCGTACCGGTTTATGCCACTGCGCCAGCGCTGCTGTTTGTTGCGGTGCTGATGGCATCTGGTCTGGCTGATATTGACTGGAAAGACATCACCACCGCCGCGCCGGTTACCGTGACAGCGCTGACCATGCCGCTGACCTACTCAATCGCCAACGGTATTGCCTTCGGATTCATCACCTGGACAGTGGTGAAACTGCTGAGCGGTCGCACCAAAGAGGTCAACCCGGCGCTGATCATTCTGTCGATTCTGTTTGTCATCAAACTGGGCTGGCTGAGCGCGTAA
- a CDS encoding response regulator codes for MKPAILVVDDDRAVCELLHDVLNEHVFTVYCCHQGKDALALLALHPEISLVMLDMMLPDTNGLLVLQQMQRQRPDLLVIMLTGMGSEADMVVGLEMGADDYIAKPFNPRVVVARARAALRRCGRLAQPEALPDEGWQFNGWRLDDARCQLFNPQRESVPLTQGEYTLLRALVAHARKVLTRDQLLELTHSESLEVFDRTIDVLIMRLRRKIESNPHQPSLIRTIRGLGYVFSADVMRPASSARETQIA; via the coding sequence ATGAAGCCCGCGATTTTGGTGGTCGATGATGATCGTGCAGTGTGCGAATTGCTGCACGATGTGTTGAATGAACATGTGTTTACCGTTTATTGCTGCCATCAGGGTAAAGATGCGCTGGCTCTGCTGGCGCTACATCCGGAAATTTCGCTGGTGATGCTGGATATGATGCTGCCAGACACCAACGGCTTGCTGGTGCTACAGCAAATGCAGCGGCAGCGTCCCGATCTGCTGGTGATCATGTTGACCGGCATGGGCTCGGAAGCGGATATGGTGGTGGGACTGGAGATGGGCGCGGATGATTACATCGCCAAGCCTTTCAACCCACGCGTGGTGGTGGCACGAGCGCGCGCTGCACTGCGTCGCTGCGGACGACTGGCGCAGCCGGAAGCGTTGCCGGATGAAGGCTGGCAATTTAACGGCTGGCGGCTGGACGATGCGCGCTGTCAGCTGTTCAATCCACAGCGCGAAAGCGTGCCGCTGACGCAAGGTGAATACACGCTACTGCGTGCGCTGGTGGCGCATGCGCGCAAAGTATTAACCCGCGATCAACTGCTCGAACTGACGCACAGCGAAAGCCTCGAGGTGTTTGATCGCACCATTGATGTGCTGATTATGCGGCTACGACGCAAGATCGAAAGCAACCCGCATCAACCGAGCCTGATCCGCACCATTCGCGGTCTCGGCTATGTTTTCTCCGCCGATGTGATGCGTCCTGCCTCTTCGGCGCGTGAAACGCAAATCGCCTGA
- a CDS encoding carbohydrate kinase family protein: MVRNGIIGAGSMLVDHVQRISHWPEQGWLTEIQHSEKCSGGAALNVLFTLARMQLNLPLAGVGMVGEDSDGDFILQLLDDHHIDRQFVQRTAGINTAMTQVMTTPDGQRTFFHARGANGKLDLAHFADVSTSHRIFHLGYLLLLDSLDVPDEEYGTRSARLLAQMQQRGYLTSLDLVSRVGEYRPLVVPALRWLDYLVINELEAQSLTGISLRTPQGLAAPSAFAEAATWLLQQGVRQRVVIHAPEGAWGQQAEGEGRWQPAWCLAPEEIVGSVGAGDAFCAGVLYASHEGWSLTETLKLAHTCACFNLHAANALDGTRPLAEMQRWMDQAICVSRAEEAGRITSAEKT, encoded by the coding sequence ATGGTGCGTAACGGAATCATCGGTGCCGGCAGCATGCTGGTGGATCACGTGCAGCGCATCAGCCACTGGCCGGAACAGGGCTGGCTGACGGAGATTCAGCACAGCGAGAAGTGCAGCGGCGGCGCGGCGCTCAACGTGCTGTTTACCCTGGCGCGTATGCAGCTGAATTTGCCGCTGGCGGGCGTCGGCATGGTGGGCGAGGACAGCGACGGCGACTTCATCCTGCAACTGCTGGACGATCATCACATCGACCGCCAGTTTGTGCAGCGCACCGCAGGCATCAACACGGCGATGACGCAGGTGATGACTACGCCGGACGGCCAGCGCACCTTCTTCCATGCTCGCGGTGCCAATGGCAAGCTCGATTTGGCGCATTTCGCCGACGTCTCCACATCCCATCGCATATTCCATCTTGGTTATTTGCTGCTGCTGGATAGCCTTGATGTGCCGGACGAGGAATACGGCACGCGCAGCGCACGATTGCTGGCGCAGATGCAGCAGCGCGGCTATCTCACCTCACTCGATTTGGTGTCGCGCGTGGGCGAATATCGCCCGCTGGTGGTGCCCGCGCTGCGCTGGCTCGATTATTTGGTGATCAACGAACTGGAGGCGCAATCGCTCACCGGCATCAGTTTGCGCACCCCGCAAGGGCTTGCCGCGCCTTCAGCGTTTGCCGAGGCGGCGACCTGGCTACTGCAGCAAGGCGTACGTCAGCGGGTGGTGATTCACGCACCGGAAGGGGCGTGGGGCCAGCAAGCAGAAGGCGAAGGGCGTTGGCAGCCCGCGTGGTGTTTAGCGCCGGAAGAGATCGTGGGTAGCGTTGGCGCGGGCGATGCGTTTTGCGCCGGTGTGCTTTATGCCAGCCACGAAGGCTGGTCGCTGACGGAAACGCTGAAGCTGGCGCACACCTGCGCCTGTTTTAATCTGCATGCCGCCAACGCGCTGGACGGTACGCGGCCATTAGCCGAGATGCAGCGCTGGATGGATCAGGCGATTTGCGTTTCACGCGCCGAAGAGGCAGGACGCATCACATCGGCGGAGAAAACATAG
- a CDS encoding ketose 1,6-bisphosphate aldolase, with protein MALISLAQGLAHAQQNGYALGAFNVLDTHFLRALYQAAERQRSPFIISIAEVHFKYVNLEHLVAAVRTEAALHDIPVVLHLDHGLHFEAVMQAIRLGFTSVMFDGSTLSYEENVRQTREVVKMCHALGVSVEAELGAVGGDEGGALFGEADSDKFTDPAQAADFVHATGIDCLAVAIGNAHGKYKGEPKLDFDRLAAIRSTAGIPLVLHGGSGISDADFRRAVSLGINKINFYTGMSQAALGAIEAQITQRDARYDAFAELLMAVERDIANVVAQQMQVFGSAGRA; from the coding sequence ATGGCACTGATTTCCCTGGCGCAGGGTTTGGCCCATGCGCAACAGAACGGCTACGCGCTCGGCGCGTTTAACGTCCTCGATACCCATTTTCTGCGCGCGCTTTATCAGGCGGCTGAGCGGCAGCGCTCGCCATTTATCATTAGCATCGCCGAAGTGCATTTTAAGTATGTCAACCTCGAACATCTGGTCGCCGCCGTGCGCACCGAAGCGGCGCTGCACGATATTCCGGTGGTGCTGCATCTCGATCACGGCCTGCATTTTGAGGCGGTGATGCAGGCGATTCGTCTTGGCTTTACCTCGGTCATGTTCGATGGCTCGACGCTCAGCTACGAGGAAAACGTCCGCCAGACGCGCGAAGTGGTGAAGATGTGCCACGCGCTCGGCGTTTCGGTGGAAGCCGAACTGGGTGCGGTGGGCGGCGATGAAGGCGGGGCGCTGTTTGGCGAGGCCGACAGCGATAAATTTACCGATCCGGCGCAGGCCGCTGATTTTGTGCACGCCACCGGCATTGATTGTCTGGCGGTAGCAATTGGCAATGCACACGGCAAATACAAAGGCGAACCCAAACTCGACTTTGACCGGCTGGCAGCGATTCGCTCGACCGCTGGCATTCCGCTGGTGCTGCATGGCGGTTCCGGCATTAGCGATGCGGACTTCCGCCGCGCCGTTAGCCTCGGCATCAATAAAATCAACTTTTACACCGGCATGTCGCAGGCGGCGCTCGGGGCGATTGAAGCGCAGATCACTCAGCGCGATGCACGCTACGACGCCTTTGCCGAATTGCTGATGGCCGTGGAGCGTGACATCGCCAACGTGGTGGCGCAGCAGATGCAGGTGTTCGGCAGCGCCGGGAGGGCCTGA
- a CDS encoding D-lyxose/D-mannose isomerase has product MQRSEVNAILQRTREFFMRQDVHLPPWADYGLSQWRALDKHDADELLALHLGWDVTSFGADDFNQTGLTLFTLRNGSRGGQPWAKPYAEKIMHVREGQVTPMHYHPQKMEDIINRGGGNLIVTLHNRAGNQLAETAVNVTLDGIRQTHAAGSQLRLSPGESVTLLPGIWHSFWGEEGYGDVLVGEVSMPNDDEHDNVFLTPLARFNPLDEDEEPRWLLCNEYHRWLA; this is encoded by the coding sequence ATGCAACGCTCTGAAGTGAATGCGATCCTACAACGTACCCGCGAATTCTTTATGCGCCAGGATGTGCATCTGCCGCCGTGGGCCGATTACGGCCTCAGCCAGTGGCGCGCGCTCGATAAACATGATGCCGATGAACTGCTGGCGCTGCACCTCGGCTGGGATGTCACCAGCTTCGGCGCTGACGATTTCAATCAAACCGGTTTAACCCTGTTCACTTTGCGCAACGGTTCGCGCGGTGGCCAGCCGTGGGCCAAACCCTACGCCGAAAAGATCATGCACGTGCGCGAAGGGCAGGTCACGCCGATGCATTATCACCCGCAAAAGATGGAAGACATTATCAATCGCGGCGGCGGCAATCTGATCGTTACGCTGCATAACCGCGCAGGCAATCAGCTGGCCGAGACGGCGGTCAACGTCACGTTGGATGGCATTCGGCAAACCCACGCCGCCGGTTCGCAGCTGCGTTTATCGCCGGGCGAAAGCGTCACTTTGCTGCCGGGCATCTGGCACAGCTTTTGGGGTGAAGAGGGTTACGGCGATGTACTGGTGGGCGAAGTCTCAATGCCCAACGACGACGAACACGACAACGTGTTTCTTACCCCGCTGGCACGCTTCAATCCGCTTGATGAAGATGAAGAACCGCGCTGGCTGCTGTGTAACGAATATCACCGCTGGCTGGCCTAA
- a CDS encoding ABC transporter substrate-binding protein, which yields MRFNPILTGLLAATLLSAPLVQAKELKSIGVTVGDLANPFFVQITKGAELKARELAGDKVNVTLVSSGYDLGQQVGQIDNFIAAKVDMIILNAADSKGIAPAVKRARDAGIVVVAVDVAADGANATITSDNTAAGAMACKYISDRLKAKGNVVIINGPPVSAVQNRVEGCMNELKTHPDIKLLSYNQNAKGSREGGLEVMTGLLSANPKIDAVFAINDPTAIGADLAAKQAQRNEFFIVGVDGSPDGEEALKRKGSLFVATPAQDPQVMAAKAVEIGYDILQGKPAPDKPVLIPVTMIDRNSVSSYKGWTVK from the coding sequence ATGCGTTTTAATCCGATTCTAACCGGACTGCTGGCGGCTACGCTTCTGAGCGCGCCATTGGTGCAGGCCAAAGAGCTGAAATCCATTGGTGTGACCGTCGGCGATCTCGCCAACCCGTTCTTCGTGCAGATCACCAAAGGTGCGGAGCTGAAGGCGCGCGAGCTGGCGGGTGACAAGGTCAACGTAACGCTGGTCTCCAGCGGTTACGATCTTGGCCAGCAGGTGGGGCAGATTGATAACTTCATCGCCGCCAAAGTGGACATGATTATCCTCAACGCCGCTGATTCCAAAGGCATCGCACCCGCGGTTAAACGTGCGCGTGATGCCGGGATTGTGGTGGTGGCAGTCGACGTGGCGGCAGACGGCGCTAACGCCACGATCACCTCCGATAACACCGCCGCCGGTGCCATGGCGTGTAAATACATCTCCGATCGCCTGAAAGCCAAAGGCAACGTGGTCATCATCAACGGACCGCCGGTTTCTGCGGTGCAGAACCGTGTGGAAGGCTGCATGAACGAGCTGAAAACCCATCCGGACATCAAGTTGCTCTCCTACAACCAGAACGCCAAAGGCAGCCGTGAAGGTGGCCTCGAAGTGATGACCGGCCTGCTGTCGGCTAATCCGAAGATTGATGCGGTGTTCGCGATTAACGACCCAACCGCGATTGGTGCCGATCTGGCGGCGAAACAGGCGCAGCGCAATGAGTTCTTTATTGTCGGCGTCGATGGATCGCCAGACGGTGAAGAGGCGCTGAAACGCAAAGGCTCGCTGTTCGTGGCCACGCCTGCGCAAGACCCGCAGGTGATGGCGGCGAAAGCGGTGGAGATCGGCTATGACATCCTGCAGGGCAAACCCGCGCCAGATAAGCCGGTGCTGATTCCGGTGACGATGATCGATCGTAACAGCGTTAGCAGTTACAAGGGCTGGACGGTGAAATAA
- a CDS encoding ABC transporter permease subunit encodes MTSESARVKSPTLKRALMSDLLQTVGILPILILIVAVFGFVTPNFFTEGNLLNITRQASINIVLAAGMTFVILTGGIDLSVGSMLGTTAVVAMVVSLDPAFASLTIPAALGAGLIMGLFNGILVAWAGLPPFIVTLGTYTAMRGAAYLLANGTTVINSDINFEWIGNGYLGPVPWLIIIAFAVIALCWFILRRTTLGVHIYAVGGNVQAARLTGIKVSVVLLFVYAMSGLLSGLAGLMSASRLYSANGNLGVGYELDAIAAVILGGTSFVGGIGTITGTLIGALIIATLNNGMTLMGVSYFWQLVIKGAVIIIAVLIDKYRTRHHVG; translated from the coding sequence ATGACCAGTGAATCCGCACGCGTAAAAAGCCCAACCCTAAAGCGCGCGTTAATGAGTGACCTGCTGCAAACCGTCGGTATCTTGCCGATTCTGATCCTGATCGTGGCGGTATTTGGCTTTGTCACGCCGAACTTCTTCACCGAGGGCAATCTGCTCAACATTACGCGTCAGGCCTCAATCAACATCGTGCTGGCGGCGGGCATGACCTTTGTCATTCTCACCGGCGGCATCGATTTGTCGGTGGGATCGATGCTCGGTACCACAGCGGTAGTGGCGATGGTGGTGTCGCTCGATCCGGCGTTTGCATCACTGACGATTCCAGCGGCGTTAGGTGCCGGGCTGATTATGGGCTTGTTCAACGGCATTCTGGTGGCGTGGGCAGGGCTACCGCCCTTTATTGTCACGCTCGGCACCTACACCGCGATGCGCGGCGCGGCTTATCTGCTGGCGAACGGCACCACGGTAATCAACTCCGACATCAACTTTGAGTGGATAGGCAACGGCTATCTCGGGCCGGTGCCGTGGCTGATCATCATCGCCTTTGCCGTCATCGCGCTGTGCTGGTTCATTCTGCGTCGCACCACCTTAGGCGTGCACATTTATGCGGTTGGCGGCAACGTACAGGCGGCGCGCCTGACCGGCATCAAAGTCAGCGTGGTGCTGCTGTTTGTCTACGCCATGAGCGGTTTGCTGTCGGGGCTGGCCGGATTGATGAGCGCCTCGCGGCTCTACAGCGCTAATGGCAACCTCGGCGTCGGCTATGAGCTGGATGCGATAGCGGCGGTGATCCTCGGCGGCACCAGCTTTGTCGGCGGTATCGGCACCATCACCGGCACGCTGATTGGCGCGCTGATTATCGCCACGCTGAATAACGGCATGACGCTGATGGGCGTCTCCTATTTCTGGCAGTTAGTGATTAAGGGCGCGGTGATCATTATCGCGGTGTTGATCGATAAGTACCGGACGCGGCATCACGTGGGTTGA